From the genome of Leishmania panamensis strain MHOM/PA/94/PSC-1 chromosome 4 sequence:
GGGCTCATCGAGTCTAAAACGGATTGGAGAAGGGCGTGGCACATGTCATACTGAGGGGTCTCTGCAAACTCCATGTTTCGGGCGTAGAATAACAGGTGCTCAAACTCCTGCGGGCACTTAGCGCAAATCTGGCTGTAGCTTAAATCCGCCTTGATTTGGCCGATCTTGCGCTCCTTGGCCGACAGATCCTTGATGTTGAGGCCCGACCACGGCAGACGACCACGATACATGTAAATCATGATGTACACTAGCTGCTCCAGGTCGTCGCGGCGACTCTGCGAGTATCCCTGATGCGTCCGCAGCGAGGCGAACCGAGAGGTGCCCAGGAAGTACCGGCCAGTAGATATCTCACGGTGCTTGCCATCGGAGCCTATGAACTTGGAGCTCAGGCCAAAGTCGATCATGAAGATTCGATTTGAGAAGGAGCCCTTGCCCACAAGAAAGTTGTCCGTCTTGAGGTCACGGTGGACGTAGCCTGCAGAGTGGATGTACTCGAGGCGTGCCAGCATCTGACTCACAAGCATAACAGCGGTCTTCAGAGAGAAGCGGCCCAACTTCTCGTGAATGTCCTCCAGCGACGCGCCGTGCATGGACATGATCAACATGCGGTAGTCTCCTTCCTGTCCAAAGTACTTGAGTGTCGCAATGCCGGAGATGCCATCCTTCGTGGGGGTCTTCTGAATGTCCTGCATCACGCGTGCCTcgtgaaagagaaacgagcTGCGACCGTTATTCTTTTCCATCTTCACGGCCACAACCTCATTGTTGGATGTCTGCACGGCCGCGTAGACTTCGCCAAAACCACCCTTGCCGAGAAGCTTCGTTAGTAAGAAGCGTCCTTGAAAGATGGACTTGATGGCAGGTACCGCTTCAGACGATGCTTCCGGCATTGTGATCGAAGAAGTCCTCCTTCTCTGATTGTATCAATGACACGAGTGTatgggggagagaaggaaggtgggaaaaagggggcagaAAGAGAGCTGCGAAGGTGAGGATTTCTTGAATGGCCGTCCTGGTAAGTTAACTcagaaagaagggagggcaGAGATTGGGACAGACCTCTACAAAGCTTAGATGATGAAGTTCTTTGTGCTTGCTGTAATACTCCGAAGTGTTGCGCGGGTACTGCTGCAGTGATGGAGTGCGCTGGTGCATATGCAGACCTGAGCGAAGTGTTAGGCAGCAGAGGACTTAGTACGCCGCCTTTTAAATCTCTGTTGAGGCGCGTGGTGAGTATCGGGGAGATAATGGTGGTACAGAGGGGGTTGTCCAGgatgaaaaggagagaggggaatggCACAGTGGGGTGGGAGTTGACATGGGGAGCGCAGCTCCCTGCAACACcgggagaaaagaaacagtAGCACTATGAGGGCGACGTGTAAAGTACAACGGGAGAAAAGGCGCACTAGCTCGTAGAACATTCGCGACTGCACCCGCGTacgtgtttctcttttccacgcCTCGTGTACAACAGTCCAGCGCAGCTCCCCACTAACGAGATGCAAACTGGGCCCACGGCCAGCACATCTCTTTATCTGCACGGTGTTCGCAAGACGCAGTGAACGCTCACTCGCCGCTGCACTCTGCCCTCCGCTGAAAATGAGCAGACGCGCCACGTGGAAGATCACAGCTCACTAGCATGAGCCACGCGCTCAGTTGTTGTTCTTTTTTGAATCGAGCATTTCGTGTCTTCTCGCGTGCAGATATGTGCGCTTATATGCGCATGCGTGTAGAATCTCTCGCCCGACTCAACCCACGTAACGCTCAACGCAGAGCACGTCAAACCCGCTAGAGAACCGAAAGCAACAAAGCTGCAACAACACCAAAAGCTGTCTTCGAGTCGTGGCACACTCTACAGCTGGCGCAGCCTTTCCAGCTGCTCTATCGCCGCGGGCCAATACGATATGGGCAGCCGCCTCTCTAATTTGAAGTAGTTGCTTGGGTTTAGCGACGTTGCACGAAGTCCTTTGCACagtttctccttctccaccgctgGGGTAGTGCTCGTTGTCTCGGACGAGTGCGGTGTTGCCGGTGGGAGGTCGTCATCGTCCACCATGTCTGCCCACGACTTGCCCTGCAGTTTCACCATGAGTGCAAAGCGGGGATCTGTCTCCATCTTATGCGCCACCAGCTGCTTATGGTGCTCCTGAGCGTACATTTTTGCCCTCTTGGTCAAGGGATCGTACTCCTGCAAGATGAATTGCAGCAACTCTGCCAGCGACATCTCCTCACGGACGATCATCGAGTTTCGGTTGTTTTGAAGAATGGCGGAGAGAATTGTCGGAAACAAAATGTGCCGGGCATTGGAGAAGTAGGCGATGGGCAGCACATTCAGCATCATGCCAATGAGCGGTTTCTTCCTTCCCCATCCCATCATGTCTTGGAGCAGTGCGTCATCAAAGCACAGGTAGCCGACGAGAAGGATGCACTCATGCAGGGCCGCCCGCAAATGGTAGTGCTTGCCACCTAACCTGTGCGAATCGCCCGGATCGCAGTCGTTGCCACAAGGGAAGGGTGGAAAGCCGTTCAACGTGACGCCGaactgcagcgcctcttcgaAAGAGCTTCTAATGTTCTTCCCAGTCGTTCCTGCAGCGTCCTCTGAGGGCGGGATCGTCTCAAGCTCCTCGAGGTGACCGTGGATAAACATGAAAAATCCGCTGAGAACGTGAAACAGCTCCGTGCGAGTGATAAGTGCTGGCAGCGAGTCGGCAGAGACGGTCCGCTTTAtctcgccttttctctcttgcgccGCGTCCACGGCGGCCCCAGCATCGGTGGAACCATCGTGCAGCAACTCTTGAAACTTCGTCAGCTGCCAGCGCGCGAGGGTGTTGAGGGTGCGAAACAGGCAAAATAGAATGGTTACCCGCTCGCCCGAGAGACTCACATCACACTCCCGCAGTGGCGAGCCGTTCGGGGTGAGCATGTTTTGCAGTAGCgtaaagagagaggtcgTGATCTGCTGAAACCAGTGTCGCTTTACCTCTCCCTTGCGGCGGGTTATCACGCTCAGCTCCGTGTAAATGATGCAGAGGGCGGTGTATGCCAGGTatagctcctcctcctcagtgcAGGTTTGAAGTACTGCAACGCAGACGCTGTCAACGCCAACGACCTCCATCTCGTTAAGTAGCTGGTCCCGAACTGGTATCAACTTTGCTGCTCCCTGCGCCTCAGCGCTGATCTTCTCCAGACACATGCCCAGAACTTCCATGGCGCAGCGGAGGGCCTCAGTGTTGTGCTTAAGGGGCAGCGAGCGAGCCTCGTCACGTAGGCACGTCGAAAGCGAAGCGGTGCACCCACTCTTGATGAAGTACACCACGTTCTCTCTGCCCTCCTTCTCATGCACAAACAAAGACAACAAGACATCGCTTGTCTGCCGCATGGTCCCAAAGTCGCGTGCTTTCCGAGCCTCCACGAGAACCTTAGCCAGTGTATCGAATGCATTGAAGTAGCGCACATATTCGTAGTCCATATCCCCGAGAGACAATGTTGTAAGTTCACTCAAGGGATGCTTGCACTGCATCAACAATGCCGCAGTCACAGCTGACGAGAGACGACTGAAAACGACGCGTAGCCGGCTGCGATTCAGATCCTTGGCAGACTGCGTCGACATTTTTTGGTACGTGTCCACAAACACCTTGCCGTGGTGCACCGTTGTGATGGATAGACGCGACATGCGCgatgcctgctgctccgcttcCTGCTCTGACATGCGCGGCATCATCTCCTCCAACATCACCCGAgcctccagctccttgtCGCGACGCTCCTTCGCCTCGCGTAGCTTCTGTTCCTGCCGCTCcagcttctgctgccgcttctcccgctgctcctccaacAGCTGGGCGCTCTGCTGAAACTTTTCCTCCGTCTTGCGGATCTGCGCCTCGGCCTCTGCGGTGGTGTCGacatggtgctgctgcaccttcttctcccaTTCACgtgccttctgctgcttcactTCCTGGTCCACCTTCTTCTGCTCGTCGATTCGGCGCAGATTGTCAACACGGTGCTGTtcacgctgctgttgcttctcCTGTCGCTCCTGGCTTAAGTTTCGGCGACGCTCAGCCGCGGCCCGTACTGCCTCCTGCCGCTCCAGTGCCTGCTTTTGCAGTTTCCCCCGCATCTGCTCCTGATTATGTTCCACATCGCTCATTTTCTTGTCCAGCAAAAGCGCCTTgttctgctgcagcagctctttcgtgagcagcacctgctccaCTCGGGAGTGGGCACGCTGGGCCTTCTCTCGAGTCTGCCGCCGTGCCTCTTCCGCACGGCGCACTCCGTTGTCCATTCGATCCAGCGTCTCCATGCGTTGCcttgcctccgcctccacgcgcCGCGCTTTGGCGCGCAGGCTTCTAGCATCGGCCACCTCCGACTTCTGCTTTATTTCCTGCAGTATGTCGAACCGGCGCTCCTCTGCCTGCCTCTGACGCTCCTCTGCCCGCAGCGCTGATGCGTACCGAGCAGCCTCCACGTCGCCTCTTGTCTGGACATCTGTCCGGGCTGGAGAGTGCTTGGGAGATGGCAGCTTctgcctcagcagcgcagcctTGTAGTTTTGAGGTCCCTGGCTCACCATGGCGGCAGAGGTACGCACAGTGTCCCCTAACGCGTCGTCCAGCTCCCTGTTTGATGGTGTCGTCAGCGCGTTCATGGAAGAGTTTACCTGGATGCGCATGGAGAGATTCATTCGGCGTGCTTCAATGCGCCGCTCCACCTTGACGGTCTTGAGAGCCTTCAGGCAGTCTTCCGTTACGGCGATAAATTCATCAATGTCATGTAAGTTGCCATGGTTTTCCAGGTTATACAGAACTTCGTACACGACGGACTTGAGCTTGCCGATAAGCAAGAAGCTAGAAATCGCGTTGTGGTCGCTGGTATTTAGTCCACTGTTGTTGCCGCCCGCGAAGTTCCCCTGCTTGGGTGTGCGAAGGTAGTGGTACTCGATATCGCTGTTGTCGACGTTAGTCGGTACCGAGTCCTCTGGCGGATCATTTCGACCGCTTTCGGACATGACAACGAGGTGTGAGCAGAAAACGGGAGGAGAGACAGGGGGGCAAAAGTAAAAGAAGGCTGACAGAGCACACTGCCGCTCGTTGGGACACCACAGGAGTCGCTCGAATAGAGGAATGCAACCCAGTTAAGCTGGTCTTGACAACTGACAAGggccgtgcgtgcgtatgtgagtatgtgcgtgtgtgtgtgtgtgggggggtgcgtatgtgggtgtCAGTTTTTTTATGTGCCTCAGGTGATGAACAAGGTAAGGAACAGAAGGGCAAAAATCAAAATATGATTAGATCCTGAAaggcgccactgcagagCCCGCGGTCTCTTCGCACAGCCAATGCAACGAACGCGTGGCATGCAAAATACTACGAACAAAGCGGTCTCTTGCCCAGAGGGAAGAGGACCGCCACAAATCCACGCCCAAGTTCATGCATCACGCAGTGTGAAATTAATGCCAATCAGCAACAACACCTAACACTTCGGTAGCGCTTGGAGAGCAGTGACTGACATCCTGGCGGCACGATATGAGCCCATGTATTGTGTGCATCGCCAGTGAAAATAGATTTGAATAAAGAGCATGGGCATCAGACTACTCAAAGGCACAAATAATAATAACACATCACAGCGTCTacttgtttttctttcgtttgcTTTGAGCCTCTGCTTGGGAGTAATTTGTATAAATGTTGGTCGTTGCTACATGTGAGCTTACGTTCTACTCCAATGGGATAATGCACTTTCCTGCACAAGATGCTGCTTGACGTCAGCATCCGTACGTGGCAGGGAAGCTGGAAAGCTGGGCAAGACAACAAGAGCGATGAGGACACGCCAGAGACCCGCAAATACTCCGTCTATCTGAACCGCTTGTGAGATTGGAGGCGTGGACACACACAAGGAACGCAGTTACCTCCAAAGAGATAAACTAGAGAGGATGAAAAAGAACCTCAAAGCCAGACGGAACAGGGGAAAACAGGCAAATTAAAAAAAGTCAAAGTTCTTTGAAACAAAGAAGCGATGAAAAACAACGATGATTAAAGGCGGAACAACCCACTAGCCAAAACAAGCACCAGAAAGAAATAGAAAAAAGCCCATGTCCGGAGTGCTGCATACGTTCCCGCGAGCACGTTTGCTAAACTCTGCCTCAGCTCACTAGCGTCTTTCCCTCTGACCAAAAGCATCTACGTAGCCGTGGCAAGGGTCCCTTAGAAACACTTGTTGTGCACGATGCTCGGGCCAGACTCGTCGTACTCGCTTTTCTTCACCCACATCGTCTGGAATGTGGTCAGCGACGACAGAATGGAGCCACCAATCCACACGCTGTACTTGCGCTCCGGCGGCGCAACCACCTTTGGTTTGatcgacgacggcgccaggTTCGAGATCTCCTTCGCCAGGCGCTCCGGCAGATTTCGGAACATAGTAGAGCCGCCAGACAGGACAATGTTGCC
Proteins encoded in this window:
- a CDS encoding protein kinase, putative (TriTrypDB/GeneDB-style sysID: LpmP.04.1170), translating into MPEASSEAVPAIKSIFQGRFLLTKLLGKGGFGEVYAAVQTSNNEVVAVKMEKNNGRSSFLFHEARVMQDIQKTPTKDGISGIATLKYFGQEGDYRMLIMSMHGASLEDIHEKLGRFSLKTAVMLVSQMLARLEYIHSAGYVHRDLKTDNFLVGKGSFSNRIFMIDFGLSSKFIGSDGKHREISTGRYFLGTSRFASLRTHQGYSQSRRDDLEQLVYIMIYMYRGRLPWSGLNIKDLSAKERKIGQIKADLSYSQICAKCPQEFEHLLFYARNMEFAETPQYDMCHALLQSVLDSMSPCEKMDYVFDWHVQASKPHLQQVALRDEIAPTNANAASRPNIFSGADGKGMFSGFDTSNQPENIFSIGDHDA
- a CDS encoding hypothetical protein (TriTrypDB/GeneDB-style sysID: LpmP.04.1180), whose amino-acid sequence is MSESGRNDPPEDSVPTNVDNSDIEYHYLRTPKQGNFAGGNNSGLNTSDHNAISSFLLIGKLKSVVYEVLYNLENHGNLHDIDEFIAVTEDCLKALKTVKVERRIEARRMNLSMRIQVNSSMNALTTPSNRELDDALGDTVRTSAAMVSQGPQNYKAALLRQKLPSPKHSPARTDVQTRGDVEAARYASALRAEERQRQAEERRFDILQEIKQKSEVADARSLRAKARRVEAEARQRMETLDRMDNGVRRAEEARRQTREKAQRAHSRVEQVLLTKELLQQNKALLLDKKMSDVEHNQEQMRGKLQKQALERQEAVRAAAERRRNLSQERQEKQQQREQHRVDNLRRIDEQKKVDQEVKQQKAREWEKKVQQHHVDTTAEAEAQIRKTEEKFQQSAQLLEEQREKRQQKLERQEQKLREAKERRDKELEARVMLEEMMPRMSEQEAEQQASRMSRLSITTVHHGKVFVDTYQKMSTQSAKDLNRSRLRVVFSRLSSAVTAALLMQCKHPLSELTTLSLGDMDYEYVRYFNAFDTLAKVLVEARKARDFGTMRQTSDVLLSLFVHEKEGRENVVYFIKSGCTASLSTCLRDEARSLPLKHNTEALRCAMEVLGMCLEKISAEAQGAAKLIPVRDQLLNEMEVVGVDSVCVAVLQTCTEEEELYLAYTALCIIYTELSVITRRKGEVKRHWFQQITTSLFTLLQNMLTPNGSPLRECDVSLSGERVTILFCLFRTLNTLARWQLTKFQELLHDGSTDAGAAVDAAQERKGEIKRTVSADSLPALITRTELFHVLSGFFMFIHGHLEELETIPPSEDAAGTTGKNIRSSFEEALQFGVTLNGFPPFPCGNDCDPGDSHRLGGKHYHLRAALHECILLVGYLCFDDALLQDMMGWGRKKPLIGMMLNVLPIAYFSNARHILFPTILSAILQNNRNSMIVREEMSLAELLQFILQEYDPLTKRAKMYAQEHHKQLVAHKMETDPRFALMVKLQGKSWADMVDDDDLPPATPHSSETTSTTPAVEKEKLCKGLRATSLNPSNYFKLERRLPISYWPAAIEQLERLRQL